A single window of Ovis aries strain OAR_USU_Benz2616 breed Rambouillet chromosome 24, ARS-UI_Ramb_v3.0, whole genome shotgun sequence DNA harbors:
- the WDR90 gene encoding WD repeat-containing protein 90 isoform X4 yields MTAEARGRRLLPGGRTAVERKWPESNSALPEERKPGKLGSSPAPGPAPCRGHVSGAVTYLRPCGVRGAVAGLLLLGTRCVPCVRCASAEAGSASCGAMARVWQQPFLNVFRHFKVDEWKRSTKEGDVAAVTDKTLKCTVYRVRGAVSASNYIQLPKTSTQSLGLTGRYLYVLFRPLPAKHFVIHLDVSTEDSQVIRVSFSNLFKEFKSTATWLQFPFICEAGTPREGVAFPGARWTCLQLDLHDILLVYLQRCYSHLKGVRLCASMLVRSLYTSDLCFDPAITVAEARRSKLPVTPIPREMAFPVPKGESWHDRYVHIRFPSGSSHVPSELVQKSGFPPEAAGRVPRLLPSPGACSKPARDSRARVIQKHDPTASRWATSMPRPLPEVSVSCERSEVSRVVGPSDCIQEPSAWVEATDEHASGDGLHVSACQPTVEPVAPEDTAPHGPPGGKQSLPEAALGKKRFQQRSFLPDPILRLKGVVGFGGHSTKWALWALDGAAVVYPCHAVVVALRVETREQRLFLGHTDKVSALALDGSSSLLASAQARPHSMLRLWDFQTGSCLALFRSPVHTISSLSFSNNGELLCGVGKDRHGRTTVLVWGMAQLGRGGEAVILAKAHSDADVQAFEIAAFDEARMASCGRGSVRLWRLRGGALRSCAVDLGEHHTLEFTDLAFGPAQNGHTLYVCSRSGHILEIDHQRMAVRHARRLLPLQTPRGPLAPKRTFSSGPGIAINSLSVSRSACAVGSEDGYLRLWPLDFSSVLLEAEHEGPVSSVRVSPGGLRVLSTTSSGHLGFLDIPSQEYRLLVRSHTAPVLALATERSRGQLATVSQDRTVRVWDLATLQQLYDFTSPEEAPRAVAFHPTQPTFFCGFSSGAVRSFSLEAAEVLVEHRCHRGAITGLAASPDGRFLFSACSRGALAQYHSGAPRCRVLRVAANVVCQEACPSSSILAVSEDSCLLAFVGPSKYTVSIVDTASLDELLRVNVSALDLAGSCLDSAVALCFGPSPPSHLLVSTSSNTIAVLDARSGHMVRELSCGNPAACASLALSADGRFLLTAAERAVRLWDYAMQAGLSCQVYIGHSEPVRAVAFTPDQQQLLSVGDAIFLWDILVPREGWSPGSVQGAPGPPPTCEAGPGAGELEGVAAGARGAPRQVSESPPVLPPQPGLCAGPPEDFDGALFPSDRSRGPEDLHQASGPSVLVQKEAGRAGDGACGVTGGPWDLGRRPHPCGWPSVCSTVGARARRPARPNSYRHFTARYKASSPAQGLSLPPAGDEWLRLKAVVGYNGNGRTNLVWSPDTGFFAYTCGCLVVVEDLHSGAQQHWLGHPEEISTLALSHDAQVLASASGRSGAASRCQIRLWDVPRGSCRQLLSHHDTAVQALAFSLDDRLLITLGDCGDGTLALWSTATCELLSSTRLPEPVHGMAFSPWHTGELACVGQGILTLQLLWGQAGDVSLQAHREPVPEELGGCELSSLCYGAAPLLYCGSNEGQVCVWDTRAGCCFLAWEADEGEIGVLLCSGTWLVSGSNTRRLRLWAVGAVPELRRRGSGARSSSVFLERELTLDGAVVSAVFHDSMDMGVVGTTAGTLWYISWAEGTSTRLISGHRSKVNEVAFSPDESHCATCSDDGSVRVWCVASTELLIQFQVLSQSCLCLAWSPQSCGCPEEQHVAAGYSDGTLRVFSIPRSAVELKMYPHTAALTALAFSADGQTIVSGDKDGLVAVSHLRTGMTFRVLSDHRGAPICTLQSTRKECGDFGAEGTDLWLAASGDQRVSVWASDWLRDHCELVDWLSFPAPSLAEVVLAAPWAQGPRPPPCTVPPQVPSCLPPSLAAFCPWDPALLVCAGLGVSPEVAFYSLRQKQVVEKIPLPFFAVSMSLSPGAHLVAIGFSERMVRLLDCASGTVQDFAGHDDSVQLCRFAPSAQLLFTAAHSEILVWEVTGH; encoded by the exons ATGACCGCAGAGGCCCGGGGGCGGAGGCTTCTGCCCGGTGGCAGGACAGCAGTAGAGAGGAAGTGGCCGGAGAGCAACTCGGCGCTACCGGAAGAAAGGAAGCCGGGGAAACTGGGGTCTAGCCCCgcgccaggccccgccccgtGCCGCGGTCACGTGTCAGGCGCGGTGACGTACCTGCGGCCGTGCGGCGTCAGGGGCGCCGTTGCCGGGCTTCTGTTGCTAGGCACGCGCTGCGTGCCCTGCGTGCGGTGCGCGTCGGCAGAGGCGGGAAGCGCGAGCTGCGGCGCCATGGCGCGAG TGTGGCAGCAGCCGTTCCTCAACGTCTTCAGACACTTCAAGGTGGACGAGTGGAAGCGCTCCACTAAGGAGGGGGACGTGGCCGCCGTGACG GACAAGACGCTCAAGTGCACCGTGTACCGCGTGCGGGGCGCTGTCTCTGCGAGCAACTACATCCAGCTCCCCAAAACCAGCACCCAGTCCCTGGGGCTGACCGGACGGTACCTGTACGTGCTCTTTCGGCCACTGCCTGCCAAGCATTTCGTCATTCACCTGGATGTGTCCACTGAG GACAGCCAGGTCATCCGAGTGTCCTTCTCCAACCTCTTCAAGGAGTTCAAGTCCACAGCTACGTGGCTGCAGTTCCCTTTCATTTGTGAGGCTGGGACACCCAGGGAAG gtgtggccttccctggtgccCGCTGGACCTGCCTGCAGCTTGACCTGCACGACATCCTGCTGGTCTATCTGCAACGCTGCTACAGTCACCTGAAGGGCGTCAGGCTGTGTGCCAGCATGCTGGTCCGGAGCCTCTACACCAGTGACCTGTGCTTCGACCCTG CCATCACTGTTGCTGAAGCCCGGCGGTCAAAACTGCCCGTCACCCCCATACCGCGAGAAATGGCTTTCCCAGTGCCAAAGGGGGAGAGCTGGCACGACCGCTACGTCCACATCCG GTTTCCGAGCGGCAGCTCGCACGTGCCCTCCGAGCTGGTGCAGAAGAGTGGTTTCCCTCCTGAGGCAG CAGGGCGTGTGCCGCGGctgctcccttccccaggggcctGCAGCAAGCCTGCACGGGACAGCAGGGCCCGCGTGATCCAGAAGCATGACCCCACGGCC TCCCGCTGGGCCACCTCCATGCCCAGGCCCCTTCCAGAGGTCAGTGTGTCCTGTGAGCGCTCAGAGGTCTCCCGTGTGGTTGGCCCCAGTGACTGTATCCAGGAGCCCTCAGCCTGGGTGGAGGCCACTGATGAGCATGCATCTGGTGACGGCCTTCATGTGTCTGCCTGTCAGCCAACGGTGGAGCCCGTGGCTCCAGAGGATACAGCTCCGCATGGG CCTCCTGGCGGGAAGCAGAGCTTACCGGAGGCGGCTTTGGGCAAGAAGCGTTTTCAACAAAGA AGCTTCCTCCCAGATCCGATCCTGAGGCTCAAGGGGGTCGTCGGCTTTGGGGGTCACAGCACCAAATGG GCGCTGTGGGCCCTGGACGGGGCTGCTGTTGTGTACCCTTGCCACGCGGTCGTTGTCGCCCTGCGCGTCGAAACCCGGGAGCAGCGTCTCTTCCTCGGCCACACGGACAAG GTCTCTGCTCTGGCGCTGGACGGGAGCAGTTCGCTGCTGGCCTCGGCCCAGGCCCGGCCCCACAGCATGCTGCGTCTCTGGGACTTCCAGACGGGGAGCTGCCTGGCCCTGTTCCGGAGCCCGGTCCACACCATCTCCTCCCTCAG CTTCTCCAATAACGGGGAGCTGCTCTGCGGCGTTGGCAAGGACCGCCATGGGCGGACG ACGGTGCTGGTGTGGGGCATGGCTCAGCTGGGGCGAGGCGGAGAGGCCGTCATCCTCGCGAAGGCGCACAGCGATGCTGATGTCCAGGCGTTCGAGATAGCCGCCTTCGATGAAGCCAG GATGGCGTCGTGCGGGCGGGGCAGCGTGCGGCTGTGGCGGCTCCGAGGGGGGGCGCTGCGCTCCTGCGCTGTGGACCTGGGGGAGCACCACACGCTGGAATTCACCGACCTGGCCTTCGGGCCAGCCCAGAATGGCCACACGCT CTACGTGTGCAGCCGCAGCGGCCACATCCTGGAGATCGACCACCAGCGCATGGCCGTGCGGCATGCTCGCCGCCTGCTGCCCTTGCAGACGCCCCGCGGCCCCCTCGCACCGAAGCGGACCTTCAGTTCAG GCCCCGGCATCGCCATCAACAGCCTCAGCGTCTCCCGGTCTGCGTGCGCAGTGGGCTCCGAGGATGGCTACCTGCGCCTCTGGCCGCTGGACTTCTCCTCCGTCCTCCTAGAGGCAG AGCACGAGGGGCCTGTCTCCTCCGTCCGCGTCAGCCCCGGCGGCCTGCGTGTGCTGTCCACCACGTCCTCGGGTCACCTGGGCTTCCTGGACATCCCGTCTCAGGAGTACCGCCTGCTGGTGCGCTCCCACACTGCCCCGGTGCTGGCCCTTGCCACTGAGCGCAGCCGGGGACAGCTGGCCACCGTGTCCCAGGACCGCACCGTGCGCGTCTGGGACCTGGCGACCCTGCAGCAG CTGTATGACTTCACGTCGCCTGAGGAGGCTCCGCGTGCTGTCGCCTTCCACCCCACTCAGCCGACCTTCTTCTGCGGCTTCAGCAGCGGGGCTGTCCGCTCCTTCAGCCTGGAGGCCGCTGAGGTCCTGGTGGAACACAG GTGTCACCGAGGAGCCATCACTGGCCTGGCCGCCAGCCCCGATGGTCGCTTCCTGTTCAGCGCCTGCTCCCGGGGCGCCCTGGCCCAGTACCACAGCGGTGCGCCCCGGTGCCGCGTCCTACGAGTGGCAG CTAATGTGGTGTGCCAGGAGGCCTGCCCAAGCTCCAGCATCCTGGCAGTCAGTGAGGACAGCTGCCTTCTGGCTTTCGTGGGTCCCTCCAAGTACACGGTGAGCATCGTGGACACAGCCTCGCTGGATGAG CTTCTGAGGGTGAACGTCAGTGCCCTGGACCTGGCTGGCAGCTGCCTGGACTCGGCTGTGGCCCTCTGCTTCGGCCCTTCACCCCCCAGCCACCTGCTGGTGTCCACGTCCTCCAACACGATCGCCGTGCTGGACGCCAGATCGGGCCACATGGTCCGGGAG CTGTCCTGTGGCAACCCCGCGGCCTGCGCCTCCCTGGCCCTCAGCGCGGATGGCCGCTTTCTGCTCACAGCCGCCGAGCGGGCTGTCAGGCTGTGGGACTACGCAATGCAGGCTGGCCTCAGCTGCCAG GTGTACATTGGCCACTCGGAGCCGGTGCGGGCTGTGGCCTTCACCCCCGACCAGCAGCAGCTCCTCAGCGTGGGAGATGCCATCTTCCTCTGGGACATTCTGGTTCCCCGTGAGGGGTGGTCCCCAGGCAG TGTCCAGGGTGCTCCCGGGCCCCCCCCGACCTGCGAAGCAG gcCCAGGTGCAGGAGAGCTGGAGGGCGTGGCGGCCGGGGCCAGAGGGGCCCCCCGGCAGGTGTCCGAATCACCTCCAGTGCTCCCGCCCCAGCCGGGCCTCTGTGCTGGGCCCCCTGAGGACTTTGACG GTGCCCTCTTCCCATCAGACAGGAGCCGTGGCCCCGAGGATCTCCATCAGGCCTCAGGCCCATCCGTGCTGGTGCAGAAGGAGGCTGGCCGGGCTGGTGATGGGGCCTGTGGGGTGACAGGAGGTCCCTGGGACCTCGGCAGACGTCCCCACCCCTGTGGCTGGCCCA GCGTCTGCAGCACAGTGGGAGCCAGGGCCCGGCGCCCCGCTCGCCCAAACTCCTACAGGCACTTCACCGCGCGCTACAAGGCCTCCTCACCGGCCCAG GGCCTCTCCCTGCCGCCTGCCGGCGACGAGTGGCTGCGCCTGAAGGCCGTCGTGGGCTACAACGGGAACGGGCGCACCAACTTGGTCTGGAGCCCGGACACCG GCTTCTTCGCCTACACGTGCGGCTgcctggtggtggtggaggacCTGCACTCGGGCGCCCAGCAGCACTGGCTCGGCCACCCCGAGGAGATCTCCACGCTGGCGCTCAGCCACGATGCCCAG GTCCTGGCTTCAGCCTCCGGCCGAAGCGGTGCTGCTTCCCGCTGCCAGATCCGTCTCTGGGACGTGCCCCGGGGCTCCTGCCGGCAGCTCCTCTCTCACCACGACACCGCAGTCCAGGCACTGGCTTTCTCACTGGATGACAGGCTCCTCATCACACTGG GGGACTGTGGCGACGGCACCCTGGCCTTGTGGAGCACGGCCACCTGCGAGCTCCTGTCCTCCACGCGCCTCCCAGAGCCAGTGCACGGCATGGCCTTCAGCCCCTGGCACACCGGCGAGCTGGCCTGCGTGGGCCAGGGCATTCTCACCCTGCAGCTGCTGTGGGGGCAGGCGGGCGATGTCAGCCTCCAG GCCCACCGGGAGCCAGTCCCTGAGGAGCTGGGGGGCTGCGAGCTGAGCTCGCTCTGCTACGGGGCCGCGCCTCTGCTGTACTGCGGCTCCAACGAGGGCCAGGTGTGCGTGTGGGACACGCGTGCCggctgctgcttcctggcctgggaGGCGGATGAAGGCGAGATCG GAGTGCTGCTGTGCTCGGGCACCTGGCTGGTCAGTGGCAGCAACACGCGGCGGCTGCGCCTGTGGGCTGTGGGGGCCGTGCCGGAGCTGCGGCGCAGGGGCTCAGGGGCCAG GTCCAGCTCTGTGTTTCTGGAGCGTGAGCTGACCCTCGACGGGGCTGTTGTGAGCGCGGTCTTCCACGACAGCATGGACATGGGCGTGGTGGGCACCACAGCGGGCACGCTCTGGTACATCAGCTGGGCCGAGGGCACTAGCACTCGCCTCATCAGTGGCCACCGGAGCAAG GTGAACGAAGTGGCCTTCAGCCCCGACGAGTCCCACTGCGCCACGTGCAGTGACGACGGGAGCGTGAGGGTGTGGTGCGTGGCTAGCACGGAGCTGCTGATCCAGTTCCAGGTGCTCAGCCAG AGCTGCCTCTGCTTGGCTTGGAGCCCCCAGTCGTGCGGATGCCCAGAAGAGCAGCACGTGGCAGCGGGCTACAGCGACGGGACACTGCGTGTCTTCAGCATCCCGCGCTCGGCCGTGGAGCTCAAGATGTACCCGCACACGGCTGCACTCACAgcccttgccttctccgctgACG GTCAGACCATCGTCTCTGGAGACAAGGATGGGCTCGTGGCCGTGAGCCACCTCCGCACAGGGATGACCTTCCGGGTGCTAAGTGACCACCGCGGCGCCCCCATCTGCACTCTCCAGAGCACGAGGAAGGAG TGTGGAGACTTTGGTGCAGAGGGCACGGACCTATGGCTGGCTGCCAGCGGGGACCAGCGAGTCAGCGTGTGGGCCTCTGACTGGCTGCGGGACCACTGTGAGCTCGTGGACTGGCTGAGCTTCCCAGCGCCCAGCCTTGCAGAGGTAGTCCTGGCGGCCCCGTGGGCACagggcccccgccccccaccctgcaCTGTGCCCCCACAGGTTCCCAGCTGCTTGCCACCCTCGCTCGCCGCCTTCTGTCCCTGGGACCCGGCGCTGCTGGTGTGTGCGGGCCTCGGCGTGTCCCCTGAGGTGGCCTTCTACAGCCTCCGCCAGAAGCAG GTGGTGGAGAAGATCCCACTGCCTTTCTTTGCTGTGTCCATGAGTCTGTCCCCTGGGGCCCACCTCGTGGCCATTGGCTTCTCTG AGCGCATGGTGCGGCTGCTGGACTGCGCTTCGGGGACTGTGCAGGACTTCGCGGGCCATGATGACTCTGTGCAGCTGTGTAGGTTTGCCCCGTCAGCCCAGCTGCTCTTCACAGCGGCCCACAGCGAGATCTTGGTGTGGGAAGTCACAGGCCACTGA